Proteins encoded by one window of Emticicia oligotrophica DSM 17448:
- a CDS encoding histone deacetylase family protein: MLKIAYNPIYRHPLPEGHRFPMMKYELIPEQLLYEGTCTEENFFSPTVVDKRWVLGVHNEQYFNDLLNLSIDPKMERRIGFPISEMLVKRELIITQGTIDCCHYALQYGISMNIAGGTHHAYSDKGEGFCLLNDVAVAANYLLENQIVKKVLVIDLDVHQGNGTAEIFQQEPRVFTFSMHGKENYPLKKEISDLDIELPTYCKDEDYLNILYDTLPRLIEVEKPEFLFYISGVDILASDKLGKLSVSMEGCRRRDEFVFEQAIKHKLPIVVSMGGGYSPRIADIVEAHCNTYRLAERMYF; encoded by the coding sequence ATGCTTAAAATCGCTTATAATCCAATTTATCGCCACCCATTACCCGAAGGCCATCGTTTCCCGATGATGAAATATGAGTTAATTCCTGAGCAATTATTGTATGAAGGGACGTGCACCGAAGAAAATTTCTTTTCGCCAACGGTAGTTGATAAACGTTGGGTTTTGGGTGTTCATAATGAGCAGTATTTCAACGATTTACTAAACCTCAGCATTGACCCAAAAATGGAACGTAGGATTGGTTTTCCTATTTCAGAAATGTTGGTGAAGCGAGAGCTTATCATTACTCAAGGCACGATAGATTGCTGTCATTATGCCTTGCAATATGGCATTTCGATGAATATCGCGGGCGGCACGCATCATGCTTATTCCGATAAGGGCGAAGGTTTTTGCTTACTGAATGATGTAGCAGTAGCAGCCAATTATTTGCTTGAAAATCAAATAGTTAAAAAAGTTTTAGTCATTGATTTAGATGTACATCAAGGCAATGGAACGGCAGAGATATTTCAGCAAGAGCCGAGAGTTTTTACATTTTCTATGCACGGGAAAGAAAATTATCCACTCAAAAAAGAAATATCAGATTTAGACATTGAACTACCAACTTATTGTAAAGATGAAGATTATCTAAACATTTTGTATGATACCTTGCCACGTTTAATTGAAGTGGAAAAGCCTGAATTTTTGTTCTACATTTCGGGCGTTGATATTTTGGCTTCTGATAAATTGGGCAAATTGAGTGTTTCGATGGAAGGGTGTCGACGTCGAGATGAGTTTGTTTTCGAACAAGCCATTAAACACAAATTACCCATTGTTGTTTCGATGGGAGGAGGCTA